In one window of Arachis ipaensis cultivar K30076 chromosome B06, Araip1.1, whole genome shotgun sequence DNA:
- the LOC107605107 gene encoding peptide deformylase 1B, chloroplastic-like isoform X1: MASARFLRPSHLHIHGGFTSALPAIPRFSRNRLTSLDRVYFFTNRSLPPLCAVSKIGFSAAKDEAASPGDIEFEAPLKIVEYPDPKLRAKNKRIVSFDDNLKSLAREMFDVMYKTNGIGLSAPQVGINVQLMVFNPVGESGEGEEIVLVNPRVSKYSKKLSILNEGCLSFPGIYADVKXENSLSLSLCAFIIVCFMELPPFLFCVPKMIPFIKLHIFTFLLNTSLL; this comes from the exons ATGGCTTCAGCGCGGTTTCTCCGCCCAAGTCACCTTCATATTCATGGTGGTTTTACCTCTGCGCTTCCCGCCATTCCACGCTTCTCACGCAACCGTCTCACCTCGCTCGACCGGGTTTACTTCTTTACGAACCGGTCCCTGCCTCCTCTGTGCGCGGTCTCCAAGATTGGTTTCTCAGCAGCCAAAGATGAAGCCGCTTCTC CTGGTGATATTGAATTCGAGGCGCCACTGAAAATTGTGGAATATCCAGACCCGAAATTGAGGGCAAAAAATAAACGCATAGTTAGCTTCGATGATAATCTGAAGAGTCTTGCCCGCGAGATGTTTGATGTAATGTACAA AACCAATGGTATTGGTCTCTCAGCACCCCAAGTTGGAATTAATGTTCAACTTATGGTGTTCAATCCAGTGGGTGAATCTGGGGAAGGAGAGGAAATTGTTCTTGTAAACCCAAGAGTTAGCAAATACTCAAAGAAACTGTCAATTTTAAATGAAGGGTGTCTATCATTTCCTGGAATATATGCTGATGT GAAGG NAGAaaactctctttctctttctctgtgTGCTTTTATAATAGTTTGTTTTATGGAGTTGCCCCCTTTTTTATTTTGCGTGCCCAAAATGATTCCTTTCATAAAACTTCATATTTTCACCTTCCTTTTAAACACTTCTCTCTTATGA